From Streptomyces sp. NBC_00775, one genomic window encodes:
- a CDS encoding aminotransferase class V-fold PLP-dependent enzyme — METFETLVRAEFAPKNTYLNTASAGLLPARAVAAMHSAVESVAAGQPADMFADVEAARASFARLAGVPGRRVAAGASVAVYSGLIAASLPQGAEVLTAEADFSSVVTPFHVRGDLKVRAVPLERIAESVRPGTALVAVSAAQSADGRVADLDGIREAARAHGARTYIDVSQAAGWLPLEAGAYDYVASVAFKWLVCPKGVAFLVVPEDLGGLTPVFAGWVAGEAPWDSCYGPVEELAHSARRFDESPSLFSYVGARQSLALIEELGVANVHAHDLALADRFREGLRALGHEPVPAPGSPIVSVPELGHTQADLSRAGVEVANRAGNLRAAFHLYNTSTDVDRLLDVLSG; from the coding sequence ATGGAGACCTTCGAGACCCTCGTACGTGCCGAGTTCGCCCCGAAGAACACCTACCTGAACACCGCGAGCGCCGGGCTCCTGCCGGCCCGCGCGGTGGCCGCCATGCACAGCGCCGTCGAGTCCGTCGCCGCCGGGCAGCCGGCCGACATGTTCGCGGACGTCGAGGCGGCGCGGGCGTCGTTCGCGCGGCTGGCCGGGGTTCCCGGACGCCGGGTGGCGGCCGGGGCCTCGGTCGCCGTATACAGCGGGCTGATCGCCGCCTCGCTGCCGCAGGGCGCCGAAGTCCTCACCGCCGAGGCGGATTTCAGCTCCGTCGTGACCCCCTTCCACGTCCGCGGCGACCTCAAGGTCCGCGCCGTACCGCTGGAGCGGATCGCCGAGTCCGTACGCCCCGGCACGGCGCTCGTCGCGGTCAGCGCCGCGCAGTCCGCGGACGGGCGGGTCGCCGATCTGGACGGGATCCGTGAAGCCGCGCGGGCACACGGAGCCCGTACATACATCGACGTCTCCCAGGCGGCCGGCTGGCTCCCTCTGGAGGCCGGCGCGTACGACTACGTCGCCTCCGTCGCCTTCAAGTGGCTCGTCTGCCCGAAGGGTGTGGCCTTCCTGGTCGTTCCGGAGGACCTCGGCGGGCTCACCCCCGTGTTCGCGGGCTGGGTCGCGGGGGAGGCACCCTGGGACAGCTGCTACGGCCCGGTCGAGGAACTCGCCCACTCCGCACGGCGGTTCGACGAAAGCCCCAGCCTCTTCTCGTACGTGGGCGCCCGGCAATCCCTGGCCCTCATCGAGGAGTTGGGCGTGGCGAACGTACACGCCCACGACCTCGCCCTCGCCGACCGCTTCCGCGAAGGGCTGCGGGCACTGGGCCACGAACCGGTCCCCGCCCCCGGCTCACCGATCGTCTCCGTACCCGAACTCGGCCATACTCAGGCCGACTTGAGCCGCGCCGGAGTCGAAGTGGCCAACCGTGCGGGCAACTTGAGGGCCGCGTTCCACCTGTACAACACATCCACGGATGTCGACCGGCTGCTGGACGTCCTGTCCGGCTGA